From Actinomycetes bacterium, the proteins below share one genomic window:
- a CDS encoding DUF1905 domain-containing protein produces MPRVSQRTGTAIRCAARLDSIDSLTIARLPKEASGRLPSRGQVAVQGAVNSHEFQTVLEPDGLKGHWMKVTQELQHAADIRAGDVVNLAIEATRDWPEPDVP; encoded by the coding sequence ATGCCTCGGGTGAGTCAGAGGACCGGGACGGCGATTCGGTGCGCGGCCAGGCTGGACAGTATCGACTCATTGACCATTGCGCGGTTGCCGAAGGAGGCGAGCGGGCGCTTGCCATCGCGCGGGCAGGTGGCAGTCCAGGGAGCGGTCAACAGCCATGAGTTTCAGACGGTCCTGGAGCCAGACGGCTTAAAGGGCCACTGGATGAAAGTGACACAAGAGCTACAACACGCCGCTGACATACGCGCCGGCGACGTCGTCAACCTCGCCATCGAGGCAACACGAGACTGGCCGGAGCCGGACGTGCCATGA
- a CDS encoding YdeI/OmpD-associated family protein produces MAAALAAAPQKIRDMWRDITPMARWEWVRWVNATANPVTRERRVEVTISKMESGKRRPCCFDLSACTDPAVSKNGKLRGAT; encoded by the coding sequence ATGGCAGCAGCTCTGGCGGCCGCGCCTCAGAAGATCCGAGACATGTGGCGAGACATCACGCCGATGGCGCGTTGGGAGTGGGTGCGCTGGGTCAACGCGACCGCAAATCCCGTAACGCGCGAGCGGCGAGTCGAAGTGACCATCTCCAAGATGGAAAGCGGCAAGCGGCGGCCGTGCTGCTTCGACCTCTCCGCATGCACGGACCCAGCAGTGTCCAAGAACGGCAAGCTTCGCGGCGCCACGTAA